A portion of the Candidatus Zixiibacteriota bacterium genome contains these proteins:
- a CDS encoding EamA family transporter: protein MTYFIFGLLCLIWGSTWLAIKIGLQDSPPLWSAGFRFVIAALIILVINRIRNVTYPTDRKHLWKIAFPGIFMYGLSYSLVYAAEVHISSSLTAVIFASFPFLIALFSIFMLQEEKLTSRGWLGLTVGFLGILVVFYDSLVTSRFVFFGTALAAFGAIASAYGTVYIRSRLQEEDIFVMSAVQMSLGAVIIISLAAILEPIAEFKVTGKSIGALIYLAIFGTVIAFLGYYYLLKKIPAIKVSQITYITPVIAVILGYLILSERFTLSAALGAILVLFGVMLVVRR from the coding sequence ATGACCTATTTCATATTCGGTCTGCTCTGTCTGATATGGGGTTCGACCTGGCTGGCTATCAAAATCGGCTTGCAGGATTCGCCGCCGCTCTGGTCGGCCGGATTTCGTTTTGTAATTGCCGCCCTCATTATCCTTGTCATAAATCGCATCCGCAATGTCACCTATCCTACTGACCGAAAGCATCTCTGGAAAATCGCCTTCCCCGGAATCTTCATGTACGGTTTGAGTTACTCGCTGGTGTATGCGGCCGAAGTTCATATTTCGTCGTCGCTGACCGCGGTCATCTTCGCCAGTTTTCCTTTTCTCATTGCCCTCTTTTCCATCTTCATGCTTCAGGAAGAAAAATTGACATCCCGCGGCTGGCTCGGTCTGACAGTGGGATTTCTGGGAATTCTGGTTGTTTTCTACGATTCCCTGGTGACTTCGCGCTTTGTATTCTTTGGTACCGCTCTTGCCGCCTTTGGCGCCATCGCTTCAGCTTACGGCACCGTTTATATCCGCTCGCGCCTGCAGGAGGAAGATATCTTTGTGATGTCGGCAGTTCAGATGTCGCTGGGGGCGGTCATCATTATTTCTCTGGCGGCAATATTGGAGCCTATTGCGGAGTTTAAGGTAACGGGTAAATCGATTGGCGCTCTTATCTATCTGGCAATCTTTGGCACCGTTATCGCTTTCCTCGGTTATTACTATCTTCTCAAAAAGATTCCGGCTATCAAAGTCTCGCAGATTACTTATATCACTCCCGTAATTGCGGTTATACTGGGCTATCTGATTCTGTCCGAAAGGTTCACGCTCAGCGCGGCTCTGGGCGCGATACTGGTTCTATTCGGCGTCATGCTGGTAGTCAGGAGATAA
- a CDS encoding DUF2723 domain-containing protein gives MDLLMPFAKDKFDRINAVLAAFVLLFTFIIYRMTVAPTLSFWDCGEFIASAYILGIPHPPGSPLFVVLGRFFSALPIASDICFRVNMLSVISSAVTAMFAYLSVVRVIRYWYSDEEFIGWKKVIAYIGGLVGAFFLAFSATHWSNSVEAEVYGLSMMLTLMIFWLMLVFFESRGTPRAERIIVLVCYLAMLGVAVHLTTFLILPVAAIFFILRKDAPPRAWTAICAFFVAELLAIIMLSNRSGGYQAFLFLSVLILLGTAFFVYKHINWPVLIGIGAFSMIMVGFYWFLAGIIGGALVILLLAFLARESDWKTALIVLLMAVIGFSFHLFIPIRSAQNPRINENNPSRDFTTFVNYLERKQYGQTSMVERMFQRRGTWENQLGHHANMGFWSYFEEQYASPKIFLILFLLGLYGVGLTARRKLEIGLPFLTLLLLASVGLVLYMNFADGTKYNEVTGDAYLEVRNRDYFFTPAFIFFGMALGLGVAAVMEFIRKKTEEKFASLQKPAMITASLLVFLPSLALSDNYFTNDRSRNYYPYIYAYNILQSCKPDAILFTSGDNDTFPLWCLQEVYEVRKDVRVVNLSLFNTDWYVWQMKSQYGVPISLTEDQIIWHPFTFEGRELQRPKESFFDRPRKRRTYLVPTPFEGRIVKLQDMMVDEVVMTNSWKYPVCFTSEPYAESPLRLRDLAVATGVIYELAPAPPEKKINSEKGYELFTQVYRYDGLNDPTIYRDENESGVMLSIGFNALRLADDFRRTGQNARANEILHFIIDKYPEFFQAYMSLSDFYRKDGDTAKADSVMASMESTLAVLYRHNPSSLFYMQDLGLAKYYRGDTDGGLALLWQSFNANPNSSHAYRKLMQVLFETRRTSDILRATQMHAEYKMNRGDPLVQQILGQSELLRQQP, from the coding sequence TTGGACCTATTAATGCCTTTTGCCAAAGATAAATTCGACAGAATTAACGCCGTCCTTGCCGCCTTTGTTCTCCTCTTCACTTTCATCATCTATCGTATGACCGTAGCCCCCACCCTTTCGTTCTGGGATTGCGGCGAATTCATCGCCAGCGCCTATATTCTCGGCATTCCCCATCCCCCCGGGTCGCCGCTCTTTGTTGTCCTGGGACGATTTTTCTCGGCTCTGCCGATTGCCTCCGATATCTGTTTCCGCGTCAATATGCTTTCTGTCATCTCCTCGGCGGTTACCGCCATGTTTGCTTATCTTTCGGTTGTCCGTGTTATCCGGTATTGGTACAGCGATGAAGAATTCATCGGCTGGAAAAAAGTCATCGCCTATATCGGCGGCTTGGTGGGAGCATTCTTTCTGGCTTTCTCCGCTACTCACTGGTCCAATTCGGTCGAAGCGGAAGTGTACGGCTTATCGATGATGTTGACACTGATGATTTTCTGGTTGATGCTGGTGTTCTTCGAAAGCCGGGGAACCCCCCGGGCCGAGCGTATCATTGTCCTGGTCTGTTATCTGGCAATGCTGGGAGTGGCAGTTCATTTAACCACGTTCTTAATTCTTCCGGTAGCGGCGATATTTTTCATATTGCGCAAGGACGCTCCCCCGCGAGCCTGGACCGCCATCTGCGCCTTCTTCGTCGCCGAGTTGCTGGCTATCATTATGCTCTCCAACCGCAGCGGCGGTTATCAGGCGTTTCTCTTCCTTTCCGTGCTGATTCTGCTGGGCACAGCCTTCTTTGTTTATAAGCATATCAACTGGCCGGTTCTAATCGGAATTGGCGCTTTTTCCATGATAATGGTTGGCTTTTACTGGTTCCTTGCCGGCATTATCGGCGGGGCGCTGGTGATTTTGCTTCTGGCTTTTCTGGCGCGCGAGTCCGACTGGAAAACCGCTCTTATCGTCTTACTTATGGCCGTAATTGGCTTCTCTTTTCATCTCTTCATTCCTATCCGCTCGGCGCAGAACCCCCGGATAAACGAAAATAACCCCTCACGCGATTTTACCACCTTCGTCAATTATCTGGAGCGGAAGCAGTACGGCCAGACGTCGATGGTGGAGAGGATGTTTCAGCGCCGCGGCACCTGGGAGAACCAGCTCGGTCATCACGCCAATATGGGATTCTGGAGTTATTTCGAGGAGCAATATGCCAGTCCCAAGATATTTTTGATACTCTTTCTGCTGGGCTTGTATGGCGTGGGGCTTACCGCTCGACGGAAACTCGAGATAGGTCTGCCTTTTCTGACCTTGCTTCTCCTTGCTTCGGTCGGGCTGGTCTTATATATGAATTTTGCCGATGGCACCAAATATAACGAAGTTACCGGCGATGCCTATCTGGAAGTCCGTAACCGAGACTACTTTTTCACCCCGGCTTTCATCTTCTTTGGGATGGCTCTCGGCCTGGGAGTTGCCGCGGTTATGGAGTTTATTCGCAAGAAAACCGAAGAGAAATTCGCCTCCCTGCAGAAACCGGCAATGATAACGGCGTCGCTGCTGGTCTTCCTTCCGTCGCTGGCGCTTTCCGACAACTATTTCACCAATGACCGCTCCCGGAACTATTACCCTTACATTTACGCTTACAATATCCTTCAGAGCTGCAAACCGGATGCCATCCTTTTCACCTCCGGCGACAATGATACCTTCCCCCTCTGGTGTTTACAGGAAGTTTATGAAGTCCGCAAAGACGTCCGGGTTGTTAATCTCTCCCTTTTTAATACTGACTGGTATGTCTGGCAGATGAAAAGCCAGTACGGAGTCCCGATCTCTTTGACCGAAGACCAGATTATCTGGCATCCTTTCACTTTTGAAGGTCGGGAACTTCAGAGGCCGAAAGAGTCCTTTTTCGACCGTCCTCGTAAACGGCGGACCTATCTGGTGCCGACCCCTTTCGAAGGACGCATTGTCAAGCTGCAGGATATGATGGTGGACGAAGTAGTTATGACTAACAGCTGGAAATATCCTGTCTGTTTCACCTCGGAGCCATACGCCGAATCGCCGCTGCGGCTTCGCGACCTGGCGGTCGCCACCGGCGTCATTTATGAACTTGCCCCTGCCCCGCCGGAAAAGAAGATTAACTCCGAAAAAGGGTACGAACTCTTCACCCAGGTTTACCGCTATGACGGCCTGAATGACCCCACCATTTATCGGGATGAAAATGAATCGGGCGTCATGCTCTCTATCGGATTTAATGCCCTGCGCCTGGCCGATGATTTCCGTCGCACCGGGCAGAACGCCCGAGCCAATGAAATTCTTCATTTCATCATAGACAAGTATCCGGAGTTCTTCCAGGCATATATGTCGCTTTCCGATTTCTATCGCAAGGACGGCGATACGGCAAAGGCTGATTCGGTCATGGCAAGTATGGAAAGCACTCTGGCCGTACTCTATCGCCACAACCCCTCCAGTCTCTTCTATATGCAGGACTTGGGGCTGGCAAAATATTACCGGGGGGATACTGACGGCGGTCTGGCGCTACTCTGGCAGTCCTTTAATGCCAATCCCAACAGTTCCCATGCCTATCGAAAACTGATGCAGGTGCTGTTCGAGACCCGGCGCACCAGTGATATTCTGCGCGCCACCCAGATGCATGCCGAGTACAAAATGAACCGCGGCGACCCCCTGGTGCAGCAGATTCTGGGACAGTCGGAGTTGCTCCGACAACAACCGTAA
- a CDS encoding phage integrase N-terminal domain-containing protein, which translates to MFIWCTILFLLGIAAFLDSLFNYGEIFRQINSVCFMLISLALLVRTTTKMKARKVEKYEQRIEGLELELRSLKNESAKIPSEY; encoded by the coding sequence ATGTTTATTTGGTGCACCATACTGTTTCTTCTGGGAATAGCCGCTTTCCTCGATTCGCTTTTCAACTACGGCGAAATATTCCGTCAGATTAACTCAGTCTGTTTCATGCTGATATCCCTGGCGCTCCTGGTTCGCACCACGACCAAGATGAAAGCCAGAAAGGTGGAAAAGTATGAGCAGCGGATTGAAGGACTGGAATTGGAATTGCGTTCTCTGAAGAACGAGAGCGCCAAGATTCCCTCCGAATACTGA